Proteins encoded by one window of Vanacampus margaritifer isolate UIUO_Vmar chromosome 17, RoL_Vmar_1.0, whole genome shotgun sequence:
- the LOC144037267 gene encoding sodium-dependent neutral amino acid transporter B(0)AT1-like isoform X1: MGKTGDVQEGVTWNNKIEYMLTSIGFAVGIGNVWRFPYLCQIYGGGAFLIPYLIALVFEGLPLLYLEMAIGQRLRKGSIGVWNNISPFLGGVGIGSMVVSFLVCNFYNTILAWVFWYFFNSFQNPLPWSQCPLNVNRTGLNEECVKSTPVNFFWYRQTLNITTDIETSGSLQWWLVVCLACAWLTMYICIIKGIQSMGKAVYVTTTLPYVVLTIFLVRALTLPGATDGLVYLFTPDWEILKNPQVWLDASTQIFFSLSVAFGGLIAISSYANEKNNCEKDAVIVGLINSATSLYAAISIFAILGFKANAGFTTCLKENILVLTNHYEFSDQNITRDNYDHWVEYLNSTNPDEFSSLQLRACDLKTFLDQSASGTGLAFIVFTEAVLEMPGSQLWAVLFFLMLFSLGLSSMFGNAEGVLRPFNDLNLLPKWVPQELITGGFCLTSFLISLIFTMGSGNYWVEVFNSYVGSVPLLIIAFCELIGVVYVYGMKNFSEDIYFMTGKRPNLYWRFCWTIVSPLMLKVVLIAYVVLQAQKHPTYPAWNPAYELFPKTEIKPYPDFAFAVIVLLCALPVVSIPLVALYRGIQKVKKRSSPRAGLNPYGNGAFEIDAQ; encoded by the exons ATGGGCAAAACAGGAGATGTGCAGGAGGGAGTCACGTGGAACAACAAGATCGAGTATATGCTGACCTCCATCGGTTTCGCGGTCGGGATCGGAAACGTTTGGCGTTTCCCGTACCTGTGCCAAATTTACGGCGGAG GAGCGTTCCTCATCCCCTATCTGATAGCGTTGGTGTTTGAGGGTCTCCCCCTGCTCTACTTGGAGATGGCAATTGGACAGAGGCTCCGCAAGGGAAGCATCGGAGTGTGGAATAACATTTCACCCTTTCTGGGTGGAGTTG GCATCGGCTCTATGGTTGTATCGTTCCTGGTGTGCAATTTCTACAACACCATCCTCGCGTGGGTCTTTTGGTACTTTTTCAACTCCTTCCAGAACCCTCTGCCGTGGAGCCAGTGTCCACTCAACGTTAACCGCACAG GCTTGAACGAGGAATGCGTGAAGAGCACCCCGGTCAATTTCTTCTGGTACCGTCAGACCCTGAACATCACCACAGACATTGAGACCAGCGGTTCTCTGCAGTGGTGGTTGGTGGTCTGCCTGGCCTGTGCCTGGTTGACGATGTACATCTGCATCATCAAAGGAATCCAGTCCATGGGAAAG GCGGTGTATGTGACAACCACATTGCCTTACGTGGTACTCACCATTTTTTTGGTCCGTGCCCTCACCCTGCCCGGAGCTACGGATGGACTGGTGTATCTTTTCACCCCCGAT TGGGAGATACTGAAGAACCCTCAGGTGTGGTTAGACGCCTCCACTCagattttcttctctctctcagTGGCCTTCGGAGGTCTGATAGCCATCTCCAGCTATGCTAATGAGAA AAACAACTGCGAGAAGGACGCCGTCATCGTGGGATTAATAAACAGTGCCACATCCCTGTACGCGGCCATATCCATCTTCGCCATCCTGGGTTTTAAAGCGAACGCCGGTTTTACCACCTGTCTAAAAGA AAACATCCTAGTTTTGACCAACCACTATGAGTTTTCGGACCAGAATATAACAAGGGACAACTACGACCACTGGGTCGAGTATCTGAATTCGACAAATCCGGACGAGTTCTCCAGCCTGCAACTGAGAGCCTGCGACCTGAAAACTTTCCTCGACCAG AGCGCTTCGGGAACCGGCTTGGCTTTTATAGTGTTCACTGAAGCGGTGCTGGAGATGCCGGGCTCGCAGTTATGGGCGGTATTGTTTTTCCTAATGCTCTTCAGCTTAGGCCTCTCCTCCATGTTTGGTAACGCGGAGGGAGTCCTAAGACCCTTCAATGACCTCAATCTGCTACCCAAGTGGGTCCCCCAAGAACTTATTACAG GGGGCTTCTGCTTGACGTCATTTTTGATTTCTCTCATCTTCACTATGGGTTCCGGGAACTACTGGGTGGAGGTCTTCAATAGCTACGTGGGCTCGGTCCCGCTGCTCATTATTGCCTTTTGTGAGCTTATTGGAGTCGTTTATGTCTATGGGATGAaaaa TTTCAGTGAAGACATCTATTTCATGACCGGGAAGAGGCCAAATCTTTATTGGAGATTTTGTTGGACTATCGTCAGTCCTTTAATGCTTAAGGTAGTGTTGATTGCATACGTGGTCCTGCAAGCCCAGAAACATCCCACGTACCCCGCATGGAATCCTGCTTAT gaactcTTTCCCAAAACAGAGATTAAGCCCTACCCGGACTTTGCGTTTGCCGTCATCGTCCTCCTTTGCGCGTTGCCTGTGGTTTCGATCCCACTGGTGGCGCTCTACAGAGGAATCCAAAAGGTCAAGAAGAGGTCGTCTCCACGGGCGGGACTAAACCCATACGGAAATGGCGCTTTTGAAATCGATGCGCAGTAA
- the LOC144037267 gene encoding sodium-dependent neutral amino acid transporter B(0)AT1-like isoform X2 produces MGKTGDVQEGVTWNNKIEYMLTSIGFAVGIGNVWRFPYLCQIYGGGAFLIPYLIALVFEGLPLLYLEMAIGQRLRKGSIGVWNNISPFLGGVGIGSMVVSFLVCNFYNTILAWVFWYFFNSFQNPLPWSQCPLNVNRTGLNEECVKSTPVNFFWYRQTLNITTDIETSGSLQWWLVVCLACAWLTMYICIIKGIQSMGKAVYVTTTLPYVVLTIFLVRALTLPGATDGLVYLFTPDWEILKNPQVWLDASTQIFFSLSVAFGGLIAISSYANEKNNCEKDAVIVGLINSATSLYAAISIFAILGFKANAGFTTCLKENILVLTNHYEFSDQNITRDNYDHWVEYLNSTNPDEFSSLQLRACDLKTFLDQSASGTGLAFIVFTEAVLEMPGSQLWAVLFFLMLFSLGLSSMFGNAEGVLRPFNDLNLLPKWVPQELITGGFCLTSFLISLIFTMGSGNYWVEVFNSYVGSVPLLIIAFCELIGVVYVYGMKNFSEDIYFMTGKRPNLYWRFCWTIVSPLMLKVVLIAYVVLQAQKHPTYPAWNPAYELFPKTEIKPYPDFAFAVIVLLCALPVVSIPLVALYRGIQKGGNSQELS; encoded by the exons ATGGGCAAAACAGGAGATGTGCAGGAGGGAGTCACGTGGAACAACAAGATCGAGTATATGCTGACCTCCATCGGTTTCGCGGTCGGGATCGGAAACGTTTGGCGTTTCCCGTACCTGTGCCAAATTTACGGCGGAG GAGCGTTCCTCATCCCCTATCTGATAGCGTTGGTGTTTGAGGGTCTCCCCCTGCTCTACTTGGAGATGGCAATTGGACAGAGGCTCCGCAAGGGAAGCATCGGAGTGTGGAATAACATTTCACCCTTTCTGGGTGGAGTTG GCATCGGCTCTATGGTTGTATCGTTCCTGGTGTGCAATTTCTACAACACCATCCTCGCGTGGGTCTTTTGGTACTTTTTCAACTCCTTCCAGAACCCTCTGCCGTGGAGCCAGTGTCCACTCAACGTTAACCGCACAG GCTTGAACGAGGAATGCGTGAAGAGCACCCCGGTCAATTTCTTCTGGTACCGTCAGACCCTGAACATCACCACAGACATTGAGACCAGCGGTTCTCTGCAGTGGTGGTTGGTGGTCTGCCTGGCCTGTGCCTGGTTGACGATGTACATCTGCATCATCAAAGGAATCCAGTCCATGGGAAAG GCGGTGTATGTGACAACCACATTGCCTTACGTGGTACTCACCATTTTTTTGGTCCGTGCCCTCACCCTGCCCGGAGCTACGGATGGACTGGTGTATCTTTTCACCCCCGAT TGGGAGATACTGAAGAACCCTCAGGTGTGGTTAGACGCCTCCACTCagattttcttctctctctcagTGGCCTTCGGAGGTCTGATAGCCATCTCCAGCTATGCTAATGAGAA AAACAACTGCGAGAAGGACGCCGTCATCGTGGGATTAATAAACAGTGCCACATCCCTGTACGCGGCCATATCCATCTTCGCCATCCTGGGTTTTAAAGCGAACGCCGGTTTTACCACCTGTCTAAAAGA AAACATCCTAGTTTTGACCAACCACTATGAGTTTTCGGACCAGAATATAACAAGGGACAACTACGACCACTGGGTCGAGTATCTGAATTCGACAAATCCGGACGAGTTCTCCAGCCTGCAACTGAGAGCCTGCGACCTGAAAACTTTCCTCGACCAG AGCGCTTCGGGAACCGGCTTGGCTTTTATAGTGTTCACTGAAGCGGTGCTGGAGATGCCGGGCTCGCAGTTATGGGCGGTATTGTTTTTCCTAATGCTCTTCAGCTTAGGCCTCTCCTCCATGTTTGGTAACGCGGAGGGAGTCCTAAGACCCTTCAATGACCTCAATCTGCTACCCAAGTGGGTCCCCCAAGAACTTATTACAG GGGGCTTCTGCTTGACGTCATTTTTGATTTCTCTCATCTTCACTATGGGTTCCGGGAACTACTGGGTGGAGGTCTTCAATAGCTACGTGGGCTCGGTCCCGCTGCTCATTATTGCCTTTTGTGAGCTTATTGGAGTCGTTTATGTCTATGGGATGAaaaa TTTCAGTGAAGACATCTATTTCATGACCGGGAAGAGGCCAAATCTTTATTGGAGATTTTGTTGGACTATCGTCAGTCCTTTAATGCTTAAGGTAGTGTTGATTGCATACGTGGTCCTGCAAGCCCAGAAACATCCCACGTACCCCGCATGGAATCCTGCTTAT gaactcTTTCCCAAAACAGAGATTAAGCCCTACCCGGACTTTGCGTTTGCCGTCATCGTCCTCCTTTGCGCGTTGCCTGTGGTTTCGATCCCACTGGTGGCGCTCTACAGAGGAATCCAAAAG